The following proteins come from a genomic window of Clupea harengus chromosome 22, Ch_v2.0.2, whole genome shotgun sequence:
- the tacr3a gene encoding tachykinin receptor 3a isoform X2 yields the protein MATASNGTNFTGNLTNQFVQPPWRVALWSVAYSTILAVAVFGNLIVIWIILAHKRMRTVTNYFLLNLAFSDASMAAFNTLINFVYATHGDWYFGESYCKFHNFFPVTSVFASIYSMTAIAVDRYMAIIHPLKPRLSAKATRGVIVCIWVLAVVLAFPLCFYSTIKALPKRTLCYLAWPRRSEDAVMSDIFYVKLSLLYHIIVTVLVYILPLGVMAITYTVVGVTLWGGEIPGDTSDNYHGQLRAKRKVVKMMIIVVVTFAICWLPYHIYFLVSGLYRPINRWKYIQQVYLSVMWLAMSSTMYNPIIYCCLNSRFRAGFKRAFSWCPFVRVSSYDELELQATRLHPTRQSSMYTLSRMETSMVVVYESGEAKQAGRKGAPSSRHLNGCGAGDNAVARAVPCTAHTAQQEEFS from the exons ATGGCAACGGCATCGAATGGAACTAACTTCACCGGGAACTTAACGAACCAATTTGTCCAGCCACCCTGGCGCGTCGCGCTCTGGTCGGTGGCATACAGCACCATTCTGGCTGTGGCGGTCTTTGGAAACCTGATTGTAATCTGGATAATACTGGCCCACAAGAGAATGCGCACAGTCACAAATTACTTTTTGCTTAATTTGGCATTTTCTGACGCATCTATGGCAGCATTTAATACTCTTATCAATTTTGTGTACGCAACGCATGGTGATTGGTACTTTGGGGAATCATACTGCAAATTCCACAACTTTTTCCCGGTCACCTCTGTTTTTGCAAGCATCTACTCTATGACTGCAATAGCTGTTGACAG ATACATGGCTATCATCCATCCTCTGAAGCCGCGGCTATCTGCCAAAGCCACCAGAGGGGTGATAGTTTGCATCTGGGTGCTGGCGGTGGTGCTGgctttccctctctgcttctacTCTACTATTAAGGCGCTGCCCAAGAGGACCCTCTGCTACCTCGCCTGGCCTCGTCGCTCTGAAGATGCCGTCATGTCAGACATCTTTTACGTCAAGCTTTCTCTATT GTACCATATCATTGTTACTGTGCTAGTGTATATTTTGCCCCTGGGGGTAATGGCAATCACCTACACTGTAGTCGGTGTGACCTTGTGGGGAGGAGAGATCCCgggggacacctcagacaactACCATGGCCAGCTCCGAGCCAAGAGGAAG GTGGTGAAGATGATGATCATTGTGGTGGTGACATTTGCCATCTGCTGGTTGCCGTATCACATCTACTTCCTGGTGTCTGGCCTCTACAGGCCAATCAATCGGTGGAAGTACATCCAACAGGTTTACCTGTCAGTCATGTGGCTCGCTATGAGTTCCACCATGTACAATCCCATCATATACTGCTGCCTTAACAGCAG ATTCCGTGCTGGCTTCAAGCGGGCCTTCAGCTGGTGCCCGTTTGTGCGCGTGTCCAGCTATGACGAGCTGGAGCTGCAGGCCACCCGCCTGCACCCCACCCGCCAGAGCAGCATGTACACGCTCTCCCGGATGGAGACCAGCATGGTGGTGGTGTACGAGTCCGGCGAGGCCAAGCAGGCCGGACGCAAGGGAGCCCCGTCCTCTCGTCACCTCAACGGCTGCGGCGCTGGGGATAACGCAGTGGCACGGGCAGTGCCTTGCACAGCTCACACTGCCCAACAGGAGGAGTTTTCGTAA
- the tacr3a gene encoding tachykinin receptor 3a isoform X1, with the protein MATASNGTNFTGNLTNQFVQPPWRVALWSVAYSTILAVAVFGNLIVIWIILAHKRMRTVTNYFLLNLAFSDASMAAFNTLINFVYATHGDWYFGESYCKFHNFFPVTSVFASIYSMTAIAVDRYMAIIHPLKPRLSAKATRGVIVCIWVLAVVLAFPLCFYSTIKALPKRTLCYLAWPRRSEDAVMYHIIVTVLVYILPLGVMAITYTVVGVTLWGGEIPGDTSDNYHGQLRAKRKVVKMMIIVVVTFAICWLPYHIYFLVSGLYRPINRWKYIQQVYLSVMWLAMSSTMYNPIIYCCLNSRFRAGFKRAFSWCPFVRVSSYDELELQATRLHPTRQSSMYTLSRMETSMVVVYESGEAKQAGRKGAPSSRHLNGCGAGDNAVARAVPCTAHTAQQEEFS; encoded by the exons ATGGCAACGGCATCGAATGGAACTAACTTCACCGGGAACTTAACGAACCAATTTGTCCAGCCACCCTGGCGCGTCGCGCTCTGGTCGGTGGCATACAGCACCATTCTGGCTGTGGCGGTCTTTGGAAACCTGATTGTAATCTGGATAATACTGGCCCACAAGAGAATGCGCACAGTCACAAATTACTTTTTGCTTAATTTGGCATTTTCTGACGCATCTATGGCAGCATTTAATACTCTTATCAATTTTGTGTACGCAACGCATGGTGATTGGTACTTTGGGGAATCATACTGCAAATTCCACAACTTTTTCCCGGTCACCTCTGTTTTTGCAAGCATCTACTCTATGACTGCAATAGCTGTTGACAG ATACATGGCTATCATCCATCCTCTGAAGCCGCGGCTATCTGCCAAAGCCACCAGAGGGGTGATAGTTTGCATCTGGGTGCTGGCGGTGGTGCTGgctttccctctctgcttctacTCTACTATTAAGGCGCTGCCCAAGAGGACCCTCTGCTACCTCGCCTGGCCTCGTCGCTCTGAAGATGCCGTCAT GTACCATATCATTGTTACTGTGCTAGTGTATATTTTGCCCCTGGGGGTAATGGCAATCACCTACACTGTAGTCGGTGTGACCTTGTGGGGAGGAGAGATCCCgggggacacctcagacaactACCATGGCCAGCTCCGAGCCAAGAGGAAG GTGGTGAAGATGATGATCATTGTGGTGGTGACATTTGCCATCTGCTGGTTGCCGTATCACATCTACTTCCTGGTGTCTGGCCTCTACAGGCCAATCAATCGGTGGAAGTACATCCAACAGGTTTACCTGTCAGTCATGTGGCTCGCTATGAGTTCCACCATGTACAATCCCATCATATACTGCTGCCTTAACAGCAG ATTCCGTGCTGGCTTCAAGCGGGCCTTCAGCTGGTGCCCGTTTGTGCGCGTGTCCAGCTATGACGAGCTGGAGCTGCAGGCCACCCGCCTGCACCCCACCCGCCAGAGCAGCATGTACACGCTCTCCCGGATGGAGACCAGCATGGTGGTGGTGTACGAGTCCGGCGAGGCCAAGCAGGCCGGACGCAAGGGAGCCCCGTCCTCTCGTCACCTCAACGGCTGCGGCGCTGGGGATAACGCAGTGGCACGGGCAGTGCCTTGCACAGCTCACACTGCCCAACAGGAGGAGTTTTCGTAA